CACGATGGCGTTCTTTCCCCCCATCTCCAGCGCGAGCGGGCGATGGAGTGGTGCGAGCACACGCTCCAGCCGCTCCCCTGCGTTGCACGATCCGGTAAAGGAGGCGGCATCGACACCGGGATGGCTCATCAGGTACTCGCCGACTTCTTCGCCCGACCCGAAAACGAGGTTCACCACACCCGGCGGCACCCCCGCCTCTGCCAGTATCTCCACGAGCGCCGCGGCGCAGGCCGGCGTCTCCGAGGACGGCTTCAGGATGACGGTGTTGCCGCAGATCAGCGCCGCCGTCATCTTCCAGGCCGGAATGGCGATGGGGAAATTCCATGGCGTCACCAGTGCCACCACCCCGAGCGGCTCACGCTGGCTCTTGCAATCCTTGTTCGGCAGCTCGGACGGTACCGTTTCCCCTTGCAGTCGGCGGCCTTCCCCTCCCATGTAGTAGGCGATGTCTATCGCTTCCTGCACGTCTCCCAAACCTTCCGGCAGTACCTTCCCCATCTCTGTGGTGACGAGCTCCCCGAGCCGCCTCTTGTTCTGGGCGATAAGCTGCGCGGCCCTGTAGAGGATCTCGCCGCGGCGCGGCGCCGGAAGGGTGCGCCAGGCAGGCGCTGCCGAACGGGCGGCCTCGACGGCAAGGTCGACGTCGGCGCGCCCGGAAAGGGGCGCATCGGCGACCGTTTCGCGCCCATCGGCCGGATTCATGCTGGAAAAGCGTTTCAAGCCACGCGGGTCGCGCCAGGTTCCGCCGATGAAGTTTCTGAGCTCTTTCATGGATCCCTCCCTCGCACTTTTAGTCCCACCCAAATATACCATACCGTGTCGCCGCGCGAGCGAGCGCTCGGCCCGCGGCAGCCGGCGGTTTGCGGAGGAAGGAATGGAAGCCGGGACATGTCCATAGGCCGGGATCTGTCCATGTAGGCCGGGATAAGCCGCAGGCGTTCCCGGCAGCCCCTTGGGTCTCCGGAGTCGGTTGCAGCAAGGGGATGTGCCGGAAACGCTCCGCTTATTCCGGCCTACAGTACACCACAATCCATGTAGGCCGGGATCTGTCCATGTAGGCCGGGATAAGCCGCAGGCGTTCCCGGCAGCCCTTGGGTCTCAGGAGCCCTTGGGTCTCCGGAGTCGGTTGCAGCAAGGGGATGTGCCGGAAACGCTCCGCTTATTCCGGCCTACAGTACACCACAGTACACCACAGTACACGGCTGCATCAGAGGGACATTGGGGGGAAGTGGCCTACGCGTTTCCGTTCCCACCAGACCCCGTCCCTGCGCTTCGTGGCGTGGTCGCTGAACCGGTAGCTGTAGACGGAGATACGGATGAAGATTGGAGGAGAGTCCGGGAAAGGGTTTGTCTTTAGCAGCCGCAGCACATGTGGGGAAGGTTTCAGGAGTCGCAGCACCAGGTTCGCCAGCCACGGCTCCAGACTGCGCGGATCGAGCGCTGCAAACCACATCTGCCAATCGAGCCGCGGCTGGTGGGGTGCCACCTGCCCGGGGGCGCGGTGCGGGTCTCCTGGTTTCCAGCGAAACTCGTACGGCCGCCACTCTTTCTTGTCGTTGCTCCCTTCGATGATGAATTCGAAGCGATGGGTGGTCATGACCGCGAAGAGCCCGTAGTGGTTGGAAATGTGGAACGGTGCCAGTGCCGACAACACCCGGTTCAGCCACTTCGGCCTGTAGAACAAGGCGAGAAGCTGGCAGATATTCAGCGCGAGGAATACGGCGAAAATAGCTGTCGTAAAGGGAGCCGGAATATCCGGACCGGGTGTCGGATTAGGGGGGACGATGCCGTGCAGCAGCTCGTCGTCCAGCAAGGAAACTGCCAGAACGGCGGTGAGGATGTTGAAGAAGGCGTAGTTGCCGGTGGCAAAGATGAGCCCCTGGAACCCCAGAAAGAGCCAGAACCCGAGAAGTCGGGCAGGTTGCGATCCGAGCGCGAGGAAGGGGACGATCAGCTCGAAAAAGAAGGTGCCGAAGGTGGAGAAACGTTGAGCCAGCACCGGCAGGTGCCCCGCATACCAGCCGATCCGGTTTGGCAGTGGCTGCGTGTGGTAGTGGTGCACAAGGGCGGTGAGGTCGCGCCAGGTGCGGTCGCCGCTTAAAAGCTTCACCATTCCGGAGGAGAACATGAAGCGGAAGAGGAAGAACCGGTAGGTGAAGACGACCAGCGGTGGCGAGTCCGGAGCCAGCGAGAGAAATATTGTCA
The DNA window shown above is from Geomonas sp. RF6 and carries:
- a CDS encoding aldehyde dehydrogenase family protein; the protein is MKELRNFIGGTWRDPRGLKRFSSMNPADGRETVADAPLSGRADVDLAVEAARSAAPAWRTLPAPRRGEILYRAAQLIAQNKRRLGELVTTEMGKVLPEGLGDVQEAIDIAYYMGGEGRRLQGETVPSELPNKDCKSQREPLGVVALVTPWNFPIAIPAWKMTAALICGNTVILKPSSETPACAAALVEILAEAGVPPGVVNLVFGSGEEVGEYLMSHPGVDAASFTGSCNAGERLERVLAPLHRPLALEMGGKNAIVVMDDADLELAVDGAAWGAFGTSGQRCTATSRVVVHERVYDAFVSRLAERAGRMRLGNGLKPETEVGPVINERQCAKILDYVRVGKEEGAKLVIGGERITTGELQHGLFIAPTIFAGVKPTMRIAQEEIFGPVLSVIPCTSFDEAVSIVNSSRFGLSSAIYSRDVNITARAEKEFATGIVYINASTIGAEVQLPFGGWRHSGSGHPEAGGKGGAVEFFSKVKVIYRDYSGRLQKAQIDREA
- a CDS encoding lipase maturation factor family protein, which translates into the protein MTWSVQHFLPWLFPKLLGGVYCIAFASLLWQVLGLYGSRGILPISEYLGAVRDAVGKECYTICPTLFWLNSGDNFLFVGCLLGVALSLLLLVGFSPLPLLIMLWLLYISYTSAGQEFLGYQWDALLLETGFMTIFLSLAPDSPPLVVFTYRFFLFRFMFSSGMVKLLSGDRTWRDLTALVHHYHTQPLPNRIGWYAGHLPVLAQRFSTFGTFFFELIVPFLALGSQPARLLGFWLFLGFQGLIFATGNYAFFNILTAVLAVSLLDDELLHGIVPPNPTPGPDIPAPFTTAIFAVFLALNICQLLALFYRPKWLNRVLSALAPFHISNHYGLFAVMTTHRFEFIIEGSNDKKEWRPYEFRWKPGDPHRAPGQVAPHQPRLDWQMWFAALDPRSLEPWLANLVLRLLKPSPHVLRLLKTNPFPDSPPIFIRISVYSYRFSDHATKRRDGVWWERKRVGHFPPMSL